A region of the Jaculus jaculus isolate mJacJac1 chromosome 10, mJacJac1.mat.Y.cur, whole genome shotgun sequence genome:
CAGTTCATAAACATCTTCATTTACTATTGGTGATTACATGTGAATAATATGTTTATACTGTTCTTTATGGAAAACAATTTCAACGAGTCAACTCCAAGAACACAATGGGCAACCCTCAACCTGAGCCCCTCAGTGTCCTTCCCTAGACAGCAAGAAGCCCTCTCTTCTGTCCCAAGGCTGCCTGACTCCCCTCGCCCCCTGCGGCTCTCGGGCAAAGTGTCCTCTATGACCATTAGTCCTCATCGGACAAGTTCTGGTCCAGGGGGTAAACCATGAACATCACATCTGGCCGAGAGGGAACACAGGGGTGACCTGGACGCACAATCTCAAAGCCCAAGAAGCTGAAGGTCTTCAGGAGTGGAGCTGCAGGAGATAAGAACAAAAGACAAACTGATGAGAAGCACAAGGGATCTGCTCTAGGCCCTGCGTCCCTCCCTCTACCTGACTTCCCAGGGCTTGTCAGGCAAACTCAAGCACGCACACACATTCTGAGTGCAGGAGCCCTCTACCTTCCTCTCACCTCTGTCTTCCCGGCCCTTGCTGAAGCAGATGAAGACGTAGTTCACTTTCATCTTGTCTTCAGCAAATTCTAGCAGTGCTGATAATCTGCATAAGCAAAGAAAATTGCTCAAGCCACCACTACCTCCCCGAGTCCTCTCCTCACCCTGTTTCCCAAAAAGGGCTTTCAGCGCCTATCAGCCAGCAGTGTAATGCACAATCTCCAAGAAAAATTCTCATTTGAAGACTCCCAAGAGCCTcgagttcagaaaaaaaaaatacgccAAAGACCAACACTAAACCATCTTAACTAATGTGCTTCACAAGACAGTTTGGGGCCTTGAAAGAACTGAGTTCATCAAGTTACTGCTACTGAATGGGGCATTCTGAGCCCTTTAAACTGCCTAAAATTTGAATTTCCTCAAGACAACTTCTCTTGCACACAGGCTGCTTGAAGAGCCTTGCCCAGTCCAATGAAACCCCGCAGGTGTAAGCCTCCTGGCCTTCTGAACTGCACCTCTGTGTGCTGGCTGAAGGAAAACTTGATGTCTGTTGAGAATCAGGATACTGGCAGGTATTTAGTTAATGTGATAACAATCTGCTTTAATTATAACCTACAGCAGATCTGATTTTCTGGCTAAAAATAACCAATTGCAAATTGATATGTTTGAAGGTAAAGTCCCCTCACAAAGCTGTTGCCTCAATAAAACACACCTGTGCATGGAGCCCTCTTCCTCACTGGTTCCTTACCCTTCTTTGCTCCCATCAGCTAATAATCCATCTGGGATTTCTACAAACAGGCTCTGGCTGGACAGGACTGCATCCCAGGAAGAGACCTTCACCTCGGTGACCTCATATTGGAAGTGGACAATGTGAGGTTTTCCATCGTTCACAGGGAGGTCCTGGGTCACAGTGAGCTTCTCGTCCTGGGAAGGAAAGCAAGGCAGAAGACCACTACTACTTCTGGCCACACCATGCTCCCTTACCCAGGTAGTGCTGGCATCCCCTGGGCCAATCTCAGAGTAATGTGTATCAGAGGGGATGCTGGAAAGAGACCTATGTGGGAGCTAACTAGAGCCATTTCTAAGACCAGTTAATGTTGGTAAAAGCCAGAATGAGACGGGAAGGGAAGTATTTACCAAGTACTGTGAAAGGTATCGTCCAAGCTGGgaatagtggcgcacacctttaatcccagccctcgggaggcagaggtagaaggatcatgagtttaaggcccctgacactacatagtaaattccaggtcagcctggtctagagcaagaccctacctcaaaagaaaaacaaaaaagtactaTTCATCTGTTAATCCAGTTTAAATCAGAGATGACAAGAGCAACTAGGTAACTGATCCTAGGTTCCCATGGTAATAAACTCAAGCCTGAGATTAAAACCCAGGCCTAACTTGAAGCAAGCTGGggcttccccttctctctccaggAGGGAAATATCAAACTTACTGTAGTTCTAGCATTGCTGCACTGaaaagactgaagcaggaggattatgagttctagaccagcctaggctgcatAGCAGGACCCTGtcttgagaagaaaaaagaaaggaaaaatgaggCTATCTGTGAGAATGTGGCTGGGGTGGTGTCTAGGAATGTTCATCCAAGCTGCTTCTCCCAACGTTCTCCTTACCTTATATATTAGAGCTGAGAGAGAAGGATCCCTGCCGCCCCCTCGCCCACCGGGGATCTTCGACAGTGGGTGAGGGGCATCAGGAGCACCACAGAGGCCCTGGAACAATGTGCCTGCAGCACTGCAGCTGGGGACAGTTACTCAAAGGCAAAATACTActgtaagagacagagaaagcaacacagtGAACACCAGTATTTGGAGACTTGACCATATCCCATCCCAAACCCCGCAATGGCTCTGAGTCAACAAGTGTTTAAGGCTGCACCACGTCCTTCCTACTGCAGCGTCCTGAAGACCAAGGGAGAC
Encoded here:
- the Oaz2 gene encoding ornithine decarboxylase antizyme 2 (protein translation is dependent on polyamine-induced +1 ribosomal frameshift); translated protein: MINTQDSSILPLSNCPQLQCCRHIVPGPLWCSDAPHPLSKIPGGRGGGRDPSLSALIYKDEKLTVTQDLPVNDGKPHIVHFQYEVTEVKVSSWDAVLSSQSLFVEIPDGLLADGSKEGLSALLEFAEDKMKVNYVFICFSKGREDRAPLLKTFSFLGFEIVRPGHPCVPSRPDVMFMVYPLDQNLSDED